From the Moorena sp. SIOASIH genome, the window TAGCGACCCGTTTTTTGTGTGGGAAGAAGCGATCGCATTGGGTAATAGCCTAAATCAACTGGGAATCCGCAGGGTCACTGGGAATTTAGTCATCATTGGCAATTTCACTATGAATGATCAGGACAACCCAGAAATTGCTGGTGGGCAACTCTTGCAAGCTTTAAAATCCAGCAGCTGGTCTTGGCAGATTGTCCGCCAGTATCAATCCATGCCCAAAGGAACCGAGAAACCCCAATTAGAAATTGCTGGTAATGTAGTCGTATCTGATACTCCCATTCCGAAGCAAGAATATCTGTTACTCCACAAGTCCTTGCCCCTGGTAGATATTCTTAGAGAGATGAACATCTACAGTAACAACGACGTATCTCAGATGTTGTCTCAAGCCATTGGCGGTGCTCAGACAACCGCTCGGTTGGCGGCTAGGTCAGCTGGCGTACCCGGTAGCGAAATTCAGTTGATTAATGGCTCTGGCTTAGGTATGGAGAATCGAATTTCCCCCCGTGCTGCTTGTGCTATGCTCATGGCTATTGAGCGCTTTTTACAGCCTTACCAGCTTAATCTTAGGGATGTCTTCCCCCTAGCTGGACGGGATACTAAAGGAACCATGCTCGACCGTAACATTCCCCCAGGGGCTGTGGTTAAAACTGGAACTCTGCGAGAAGTTAGTGCTCTAGCTGGTTTTCT encodes:
- a CDS encoding D-alanyl-D-alanine carboxypeptidase, which gives rise to MLKQLAAGILAGAFVVISVKLWRILQPINLDQAQLMAWRNTPLFTLPAEPDPSAEAIVAEFIEKWSVQGSAVKQGVWIQSGLTRLATHRGNVPLPAASITKIATSLAALQQWGPAHQFETRVSATGIVKDGVLQGDLVITGGSDPFFVWEEAIALGNSLNQLGIRRVTGNLVIIGNFTMNDQDNPEIAGGQLLQALKSSSWSWQIVRQYQSMPKGTEKPQLEIAGNVVVSDTPIPKQEYLLLHKSLPLVDILREMNIYSNNDVSQMLSQAIGGAQTTARLAARSAGVPGSEIQLINGSGLGMENRISPRAACAMLMAIERFLQPYQLNLRDVFPLAGRDTKGTMLDRNIPPGAVVKTGTLREVSALAGFLPTRDRGLVWFAIINGGNDILEFRAKQDQLLQRLSVEWGPLTQKSGNPTHKPLIIGDPKRIEKISSALLIENPK